In Rhizobium sp. ZPR4, a genomic segment contains:
- a CDS encoding YicC/YloC family endoribonuclease, whose translation MALQSMTGFARREGTSGRGRWAWELRSVNGKGLDIRLRLPPGMERLEADVRKSIADRLSRGNLQVSLSLSVEESRVEVVVNQDALAAVLALRDQLAGIVDPAPLRLESLMAVRGLVEFKEAEEDEDAVAARDADIMVGLEAALGDLRDMRRQEGDALCKVLLGHVATIEALTSTVERDPSRSPQEIAARLATQVSMLLDGTSGLDRDRLHAEAALLATKADLREEIDRLKAHVAAARDLMSKGGPVGRKLDFLAQEFNRESNTICSKSNAAAVTTAGIELKVVIDQFREQVQNLE comes from the coding sequence TTGCCCGGCGTGAGGGAACGAGTGGTCGTGGCCGCTGGGCATGGGAACTGCGTTCGGTAAACGGCAAGGGGTTGGATATCCGCTTGCGCTTGCCGCCGGGCATGGAACGCCTCGAAGCTGATGTCCGCAAGTCGATTGCGGATCGGCTCTCACGCGGTAATCTACAGGTCAGCCTGTCACTGTCAGTCGAAGAGAGCCGTGTCGAGGTGGTCGTGAACCAGGATGCGCTGGCGGCGGTCCTGGCGCTGCGAGATCAGCTTGCTGGTATCGTCGATCCCGCTCCGCTGCGGCTGGAAAGCCTGATGGCCGTACGCGGCCTGGTGGAATTCAAGGAAGCCGAAGAGGATGAGGATGCCGTCGCCGCGCGCGATGCCGATATCATGGTCGGTCTTGAGGCGGCACTCGGCGATCTCCGCGATATGCGCCGGCAGGAAGGCGATGCACTCTGCAAGGTTCTGCTCGGTCATGTCGCAACGATCGAGGCGCTGACTTCGACGGTCGAGCGCGACCCCTCCCGTTCGCCGCAGGAAATCGCCGCAAGGCTGGCGACGCAGGTTTCGATGCTTCTGGACGGCACGTCCGGCCTCGATCGGGACCGGCTGCATGCGGAGGCTGCTCTGCTTGCCACCAAGGCCGATCTGCGCGAAGAGATCGATCGCCTGAAGGCGCATGTGGCGGCTGCGCGCGATCTGATGTCCAAGGGCGGGCCTGTCGGCCGCAAGCTCGATTTTCTTGCACAGGAATTTAACCGGGAATCGAATACTATCTGTTCGAAATCGAATGCCGCTGCCGTTACTACTGCCGGCATCGAACTGAAGGTAGTCATCGACCAGTTCCGCGAACAGGTCCAGAATTTGGAGTAG
- the gmk gene encoding guanylate kinase translates to MKPATSTSIPIARRGLMLAISSPSGAGKSTIARTLLDKDKQVSLSVSVTTRQRRPSEIEGVHYHFVSQREFERLRDSDSLLEWAEVHGNFYGTPREPVETAMADGRDMLFDIDWQGAQQLQEKMPADVVSIFVLPPTMTELQSRLHRRAEDSEEVIAMRLANSRAEIGHWREYDYVIVNDDLNVAFDAVQSIVKAERLRRDRRHGMFDFVRDLLEETPKL, encoded by the coding sequence ATGAAGCCGGCGACATCCACATCCATCCCGATCGCCCGCCGGGGCTTGATGCTGGCCATCTCTTCGCCATCGGGCGCTGGCAAGTCGACGATCGCGCGCACCCTGCTCGACAAGGACAAGCAGGTGAGCCTATCGGTCAGCGTCACGACGCGGCAGCGGCGCCCGAGCGAGATCGAAGGCGTGCACTATCATTTCGTCTCGCAGCGTGAATTCGAGCGCCTTCGCGATTCCGACTCGCTGTTGGAATGGGCTGAAGTCCACGGCAATTTCTACGGCACGCCGCGCGAACCGGTTGAAACCGCCATGGCTGACGGTCGCGACATGCTCTTCGACATCGACTGGCAGGGTGCCCAGCAGCTTCAGGAAAAGATGCCGGCCGATGTGGTCTCGATCTTCGTGCTGCCGCCGACGATGACCGAGCTGCAATCGCGTCTGCATCGCCGCGCTGAGGATTCCGAAGAGGTGATCGCCATGCGTCTCGCCAATTCGCGGGCCGAGATCGGCCATTGGCGGGAGTATGACTATGTCATTGTCAATGACGACCTGAATGTCGCCTTCGACGCCGTCCAGTCGATCGTCAAGGCTGAGCGTCTTCGCCGCGACCGGCGGCATGGCATGTTCGATTTCGTTCGGGACCTGCTGGAAGAGACACCTAAGCTTTAA
- the rsmA gene encoding 16S rRNA (adenine(1518)-N(6)/adenine(1519)-N(6))-dimethyltransferase RsmA, with protein MAALDGLPPLRDVIQRHGLDARKALGQNFLLDLNLTQKVARTAGSLEGVTVFEVGPGPGGLTRAILALGAKKVVAVERDARCLPALAEISDHYPGRLEVIEGDALKTDFAALAPDGPVKIIANLPYNVGTQLLVNWLLPAKWPPFWQSLTLMFQKEVGQRIVAQEDDDHYGRLGVLCGWRTEANMAFDISPQAFTPPPKVTSTVVHLTPKENPIPCSIDKLEKVTQAAFGQRRKMLRQSLKPIGGEALLLKADIDPQRRAETLSVEEFCRLANCL; from the coding sequence ATGGCTGCGCTGGATGGTTTGCCACCTCTTCGCGATGTGATCCAGCGTCATGGCCTCGACGCACGCAAGGCACTTGGCCAGAATTTTCTTCTCGACCTCAATCTCACGCAGAAGGTTGCAAGGACCGCCGGATCGCTTGAAGGCGTAACGGTCTTCGAAGTCGGTCCCGGACCGGGCGGCCTGACGCGCGCGATCCTGGCGCTCGGCGCGAAGAAGGTCGTTGCCGTGGAACGCGATGCGCGCTGCCTGCCGGCGCTGGCGGAAATCTCGGATCATTATCCCGGCCGGCTTGAGGTGATCGAAGGCGATGCGCTGAAGACGGACTTCGCGGCACTTGCACCCGATGGACCGGTCAAAATCATTGCCAACCTCCCCTACAATGTCGGGACGCAGCTGCTGGTCAACTGGCTGCTGCCGGCGAAATGGCCACCCTTCTGGCAATCACTGACCCTGATGTTCCAGAAGGAAGTCGGCCAGCGGATCGTCGCACAGGAAGATGACGATCATTATGGCCGGCTTGGTGTGCTCTGCGGCTGGCGGACCGAAGCCAACATGGCCTTCGACATATCTCCGCAGGCCTTCACGCCGCCGCCGAAGGTGACGTCGACGGTCGTGCATCTCACACCGAAGGAAAACCCCATTCCTTGCTCCATCGACAAGCTGGAGAAGGTGACGCAGGCCGCGTTCGGCCAGCGTCGGAAAATGCTGCGACAGAGTTTGAAGCCGATTGGCGGCGAAGCGCTGCTGCTGAAGGCCGACATCGATCCGCAGCGCCGCGCCGAAACTCTTTCGGTGGAAGAATTCTGCCGGTTGGCGAATTGCCTCTGA
- the pdxA gene encoding 4-hydroxythreonine-4-phosphate dehydrogenase PdxA, which yields MPPRSSLPLALTQGDPAGIGPDITLAAWLRRGELNLPPFLFLGDATVLAARASQLGLTVPLATADPANACNIFPDALPILPIEAGMDVIAGEPHVATAKGTISAIETAVSLSMNGRTSAVVTNPIAKSVLYDAGFGFPGHTEFLADLATRATGKPIMPVMLLAGPKLRAIPVTIHIPLKDVPEALTSDLIVETCRITDHDLRSRFGISKPRLAVAGLNPHAGENGALGKEDDEIVRPAINRLRSEGIDAFGPLPADTMFHDAARRRYDVAICMYHDQALIPAKALGFDDSVNVTLGLPFVRTSPDHGTAFGIAGKGIAKEDSLVAALKLAHEISSKTGSDR from the coding sequence ATGCCACCGCGCTCTTCCCTCCCTCTCGCGCTCACGCAGGGGGATCCGGCCGGCATTGGCCCTGATATCACGCTCGCCGCCTGGCTCCGCCGCGGCGAGCTGAATTTACCGCCCTTCCTGTTTCTTGGTGATGCCACCGTGCTTGCGGCACGGGCTTCTCAGCTCGGCCTGACCGTACCGCTTGCGACCGCCGATCCGGCGAATGCATGCAATATCTTTCCCGACGCGCTGCCGATCCTGCCGATCGAAGCTGGCATGGATGTGATCGCCGGCGAGCCGCATGTGGCGACCGCCAAGGGCACAATTTCCGCCATCGAAACGGCCGTTTCCCTTAGCATGAATGGCCGGACATCCGCAGTCGTCACCAACCCGATCGCCAAATCGGTGCTCTATGACGCCGGCTTCGGCTTTCCCGGCCATACGGAATTCCTGGCGGATCTTGCAACCCGCGCCACTGGAAAGCCGATCATGCCGGTCATGCTGCTTGCCGGTCCGAAGCTTCGTGCGATCCCAGTCACCATCCATATTCCGCTGAAAGATGTGCCTGAAGCGCTAACCTCCGATCTGATCGTCGAGACGTGCCGGATCACAGATCACGATCTGCGCAGCCGCTTCGGCATTTCCAAGCCCCGCCTTGCCGTTGCCGGCCTCAATCCACACGCCGGAGAGAATGGCGCACTCGGCAAGGAAGACGACGAAATCGTCCGGCCTGCGATTAATAGGCTCCGCTCCGAGGGCATCGATGCATTCGGCCCCCTGCCCGCCGACACCATGTTCCATGACGCAGCCCGCCGACGTTACGATGTGGCCATCTGCATGTATCACGATCAGGCTTTGATCCCCGCCAAGGCGCTCGGCTTCGACGATTCCGTCAATGTCACGCTCGGCTTACCTTTTGTACGCACCTCGCCGGATCACGGCACGGCATTCGGCATTGCCGGCAAGGGCATCGCCAAGGAAGACAGCCTTGTCGCCGCCCTCAAACTCGCGCATGAGATCAGCAGCAAGACCGGAAGCGATCGCTGA
- a CDS encoding peptidylprolyl isomerase — translation MASFAVPSSNVAFAASEVKVLVNSQVITSGDIAKRVAFLKLQRQKGDLNKLAKDQLVDETLKRAEISRLRMSVSTTDVDAAFGRFASSNKMTPAQLSQILEKAGVGVDHFKSYIAVSMSWPRVVNARFGAKSRMSNDDLVTRMTENKTKPVTTEYFLKQIIFVVPTAKRNAILNKRKAEAEASRSKFPGCDQAKVFAATMHDVSVQDLGRVLAPEVPEMWKPLLEKASGNTTTPIVTDRGIEYVAICSQRQVNDDVAAAAVFRAEDLGKDKAEGVSANDKKYMDELRSKAQIVYR, via the coding sequence ATGGCGAGCTTCGCCGTACCGAGCAGCAATGTTGCTTTCGCAGCAAGCGAAGTGAAGGTCCTCGTCAATAGCCAGGTGATTACATCCGGTGATATTGCCAAGCGCGTCGCCTTCCTCAAATTGCAGCGCCAGAAAGGCGATCTGAACAAGCTCGCCAAGGATCAGCTTGTCGACGAAACGCTGAAGCGTGCCGAGATCTCTCGCTTGCGCATGTCCGTTTCGACGACAGACGTCGATGCCGCGTTCGGCCGTTTCGCCTCCAGCAACAAGATGACTCCGGCGCAGCTTAGCCAGATTCTCGAAAAGGCCGGCGTCGGCGTCGATCACTTCAAGTCCTATATCGCCGTTTCCATGAGCTGGCCGCGGGTTGTCAATGCGCGCTTCGGCGCAAAAAGCCGCATGTCGAACGACGATCTCGTGACGCGCATGACGGAAAACAAGACGAAGCCGGTCACGACGGAGTATTTCCTGAAGCAGATCATCTTCGTCGTCCCGACCGCTAAGCGAAACGCCATTCTGAACAAACGCAAGGCCGAGGCCGAAGCATCGCGCTCCAAATTCCCTGGCTGCGACCAGGCGAAGGTCTTTGCTGCAACCATGCATGACGTCTCCGTGCAGGACCTCGGCCGTGTGCTTGCACCGGAGGTTCCGGAAATGTGGAAGCCGCTGCTGGAAAAGGCTTCCGGCAACACGACCACTCCGATCGTGACCGATCGTGGCATCGAATACGTTGCCATTTGCTCACAGCGCCAGGTGAACGACGACGTCGCCGCGGCCGCCGTGTTCCGTGCCGAGGATCTCGGCAAGGACAAGGCTGAGGGTGTGAGCGCCAACGACAAGAAGTACATGGACGAATTGCGCTCCAAGGCGCAGATCGTCTATCGCTGA
- a CDS encoding LPS-assembly protein LptD: protein MAAGNRKSIRKYVAALVTGTAACAYILSPVVAYAQANNNNANTNNGGAGTATSPIKVKVPEGAKLVLSSNELVYNKDTQIVTASGAVQINYGGYRMVAQKVEYNQKSGRMTALGNVELITPDGNRMYGDKMDVTDSFSDGFVNALRIEMPDNTRMVAEKGERVGGNQLILTKGVYTACMACSEQGRAPLWQVKAQRVVQNGVTHTIRLEHARFELFGQPIAYVPWIEVPDNTVKRKSGFLFPSASVSQRLGVGVTVPYYYVISPSMDATVTATGYTNQGLLLQGEFRQRFENGTHTLRVAGISQMDPSAFTAGTTDAEHKTRGMISSKADFRINPRWTFGWDVMAQSDNNFSRTYGLDGLNQSTHTNQAYLTGIGKRNFFDMRAFYYNVQDTDNNATAQKQQAYVYPSVDYHYVDPKSVYGGELSATMNFTHLSRDKTSVLDNVASLGDNPLDPQLNDRYLGLSGDYTRLSTEVQWQRTFTTDQGLVLTPLAALRGDVYGLDMNGPAAGTYSGNYDSSDYAARGMATLGLEAKYPFLITTSNSTHVFEPIAQIYVRPDEQLAGRLPNEDAQSFVFDATNLFDRDKFSGFDRVEGGTRANVGWRYTGSFDNGYKLQHIFGQSYQLAGRNSFASTDLAGVGSDSGLETTRSDYVTMFGLTTPQGISLSQSYRFDEKDFAFRRGDTAVGFSNDVFQTSLIYTHIAAQPQYGFTSNQDEIQTRAQIKFKEYWSVFGTVSYDLNSNDITRQGVGLSYEDECTIFTVSFLDKKDTTASSASDWTIGARLTFRTLGDVNLGSVQDATF from the coding sequence GTGGCGGCAGGCAACCGCAAGAGTATCAGAAAGTATGTGGCTGCCCTCGTTACGGGCACGGCCGCGTGTGCATATATTTTGAGTCCGGTCGTCGCTTACGCCCAGGCCAACAATAATAATGCCAACACCAACAACGGCGGCGCCGGCACTGCAACTTCTCCTATCAAGGTGAAGGTGCCGGAAGGCGCAAAGCTAGTCCTTTCGTCCAACGAACTGGTCTACAACAAGGATACGCAGATCGTCACCGCGAGCGGTGCGGTCCAGATCAACTATGGCGGCTACAGGATGGTCGCCCAGAAGGTCGAATATAATCAGAAGTCTGGGCGGATGACGGCTCTCGGCAATGTCGAGCTGATCACCCCGGATGGCAATCGCATGTACGGTGACAAAATGGACGTCACCGACAGCTTCTCCGACGGCTTCGTCAATGCCCTGCGCATCGAGATGCCTGACAATACCCGTATGGTCGCCGAAAAGGGCGAACGGGTCGGCGGCAATCAGCTGATCCTCACAAAAGGTGTCTATACCGCCTGCATGGCCTGTTCCGAGCAGGGCCGTGCGCCACTGTGGCAGGTCAAGGCCCAGCGTGTCGTTCAGAATGGTGTGACCCATACCATTCGTCTCGAGCATGCTCGCTTCGAGTTGTTCGGACAGCCAATCGCCTATGTTCCGTGGATCGAAGTTCCCGACAATACGGTCAAGCGCAAGTCGGGCTTCCTGTTCCCATCAGCGAGCGTTTCTCAGCGTCTCGGCGTCGGTGTAACGGTTCCTTATTATTACGTCATCTCGCCGAGCATGGATGCGACGGTCACCGCAACGGGCTACACGAATCAGGGCCTGTTGCTCCAGGGTGAATTCCGCCAGCGCTTCGAGAACGGTACCCACACCCTGCGTGTTGCCGGCATCAGCCAGATGGATCCGAGTGCCTTCACCGCCGGTACGACCGATGCCGAGCACAAAACTCGCGGCATGATCAGTTCCAAGGCGGATTTCAGGATCAATCCTCGCTGGACTTTCGGCTGGGATGTCATGGCGCAGAGCGATAATAACTTCTCGCGCACCTATGGCCTGGATGGTCTCAACCAGAGCACCCATACGAACCAAGCCTATTTGACAGGTATCGGAAAGCGCAATTTCTTCGATATGCGCGCCTTCTACTATAACGTGCAGGATACAGACAATAACGCCACGGCGCAGAAGCAGCAGGCGTACGTCTATCCGAGCGTCGACTATCACTACGTCGACCCGAAGTCGGTCTACGGAGGCGAGCTGTCGGCAACGATGAATTTCACGCACTTGTCGCGTGACAAGACATCCGTGCTCGACAATGTAGCAAGCCTTGGGGATAATCCGCTTGATCCTCAGCTGAATGACCGCTACCTCGGTCTTTCCGGAGATTATACGCGTCTGAGCACCGAGGTGCAGTGGCAGCGTACCTTCACCACGGATCAGGGCCTGGTGTTGACGCCGCTGGCAGCACTTCGCGGCGACGTCTATGGCCTGGACATGAACGGGCCTGCGGCCGGCACCTACTCGGGCAATTACGACTCGAGCGACTATGCCGCGCGTGGCATGGCGACCCTGGGTCTCGAGGCCAAGTATCCGTTCCTCATCACGACAAGCAACAGCACGCACGTGTTCGAGCCGATCGCGCAGATCTATGTGCGCCCGGACGAGCAGCTTGCCGGGCGGCTGCCGAACGAAGATGCGCAGAGCTTTGTCTTCGATGCGACCAACCTGTTTGATCGTGACAAGTTCTCGGGCTTCGACCGCGTCGAAGGCGGCACGCGTGCCAATGTCGGGTGGCGCTACACGGGTAGCTTCGACAATGGCTACAAGTTGCAGCACATTTTCGGCCAATCCTATCAGCTAGCCGGACGAAACTCGTTCGCATCGACTGATCTGGCTGGCGTAGGTTCGGATTCGGGACTTGAAACCACCCGTTCCGACTATGTCACCATGTTCGGCTTGACGACGCCGCAGGGCATTTCGCTGTCGCAATCCTACCGCTTCGATGAGAAGGATTTCGCCTTCCGTCGCGGCGATACGGCAGTCGGCTTCTCGAACGATGTGTTCCAGACATCCTTGATCTACACGCATATTGCTGCCCAGCCACAGTATGGCTTCACCAGCAACCAGGACGAAATCCAGACGCGTGCGCAGATCAAGTTCAAGGAATACTGGTCGGTCTTCGGCACGGTCAGCTACGACCTCAACAGCAATGATATCACCCGCCAGGGTGTCGGTCTCTCCTACGAGGACGAATGCACGATCTTCACCGTGTCATTCCTCGACAAGAAGGATACGACCGCCAGCTCGGCAAGCGACTGGACGATCGGCGCTCGCCTGACCTTCCGTACGCTTGGCGATGTCAACCTCGGCAGCGTTCAGGACGCAACGTTCTGA
- the lptG gene encoding LPS export ABC transporter permease LptG has protein sequence MIFGTLGRYFFTRYIVTTFWFFLGVISIVYLVDFSETAGRLAGLPGYTVSIGLLMTAVRLPFILQQTVPFIALFVGMTVLIALNRRRELVIARAAGISVWQFMMPFMMGAFCVGLLTMLALNPVAAWGQRHAEAIEADLRGDPSYRNTLSIPWLRQSNGKDDTIIGAKAILNNGTTLTGVVFIHFDSQGNIVLRQDADSAKLEDGYWLLNNVVERRPGEIPDHKSSIQVRTNLKQDFVSQRLAQPETIAFYDLSNRIKAARSFGISTNALETQFHSLLSQPFLLVAMTLIAATVSLKFSRFNQSRSVILGGILSGFVLYVVTVLVKAFGSSGVVPPYVATWIPVIVALAFGATILLHQEDG, from the coding sequence ATGATTTTCGGTACGCTCGGGCGCTACTTCTTCACGCGTTACATCGTGACGACGTTCTGGTTCTTCCTCGGCGTCATCTCGATCGTTTATCTCGTCGATTTCAGCGAGACCGCTGGACGGCTTGCCGGCTTGCCCGGATATACCGTCTCCATCGGCCTGCTGATGACGGCGGTCAGACTGCCGTTCATCCTGCAGCAGACAGTCCCGTTCATCGCGCTCTTCGTGGGCATGACGGTACTGATCGCGCTCAACCGCCGCCGCGAGCTGGTTATCGCGCGCGCGGCCGGCATCTCCGTCTGGCAGTTCATGATGCCCTTCATGATGGGTGCTTTCTGCGTCGGGCTTCTGACCATGCTCGCCCTCAATCCGGTAGCGGCTTGGGGCCAGCGACATGCAGAAGCGATCGAAGCTGATTTGCGCGGCGACCCGTCCTACCGCAATACACTTTCGATTCCGTGGCTGCGCCAGTCCAACGGAAAAGACGACACGATCATCGGTGCCAAGGCCATTCTGAACAACGGAACAACACTGACAGGCGTCGTGTTTATCCACTTCGATTCACAGGGAAATATCGTCCTGCGACAGGACGCGGACTCGGCAAAATTGGAAGATGGTTACTGGCTTCTTAACAATGTCGTCGAACGGCGACCGGGAGAAATTCCGGACCATAAGAGTTCGATACAAGTCCGTACGAATCTGAAACAGGATTTCGTCTCGCAACGTTTGGCTCAACCGGAAACCATTGCTTTTTATGATCTTTCTAATCGAATAAAGGCCGCACGCTCCTTCGGCATATCGACCAACGCACTTGAGACACAGTTTCATTCGCTTCTGTCACAGCCATTCCTTCTGGTGGCAATGACGCTGATTGCGGCAACTGTGTCCCTAAAATTCAGTAGATTCAATCAATCGCGCTCTGTGATTCTGGGTGGAATCCTCTCCGGCTTCGTGCTTTATGTTGTCACCGTGCTTGTAAAGGCATTCGGGAGCAGCGGAGTGGTTCCTCCCTATGTGGCGACATGGATACCCGTGATCGTCGCATTGGCATTCGGGGCAACGATCCTGCTTCATCAGGAGGACGGCTAA
- the lptF gene encoding LPS export ABC transporter permease LptF, whose amino-acid sequence MKLFETYIVRRVGMMFLVALLPVLAIIWTTQVLQRINLVTDSGQSMGSFAKLATLILPTIIPIVLPFALVIGITQTLTAMNSDSELTVMEAAGAKRSIIIRPIMILAIAISVFSFFVDNVVEPRARVAARQMVAEAYADLLSTVIEEKNFRRIEDGLYVQISQRLSGRILKGLFVVDSRDPAFDLIYYAKEGAVDPSGTSLLMKDGEVHRKTPDGSVSVIKFDSYSFDLSDMTQSRGQANARASDRSLGFLFNPDTNDPDYKQRPGDYRAELHRRLNDWALPAIFALISLVIAGDARSHREARLHPMVSALTLSFALRWADFYAANQIDNSAKFIGVLYAINIIATLIAIILLLRNRKMTMPVSIRNRLSNWRQRVQDRMPTAPGSSNGGGA is encoded by the coding sequence ATGAAGTTATTCGAGACATATATCGTACGGCGTGTCGGTATGATGTTCCTGGTAGCGCTGCTGCCGGTGCTCGCCATTATCTGGACCACGCAGGTCCTGCAACGCATCAATCTCGTGACGGATAGCGGCCAGTCGATGGGTTCGTTCGCAAAGCTCGCGACGCTCATCCTGCCGACGATCATTCCGATCGTTCTGCCCTTCGCACTCGTCATCGGCATCACGCAGACGTTGACCGCGATGAACAGCGATTCCGAGCTGACCGTCATGGAGGCCGCCGGCGCGAAGCGCAGCATCATCATCCGCCCGATCATGATTCTCGCCATCGCGATCAGCGTATTTTCGTTCTTCGTCGATAACGTGGTAGAGCCCAGGGCCCGTGTCGCCGCCCGTCAGATGGTTGCCGAAGCCTATGCCGACCTTCTGTCCACGGTGATCGAAGAGAAGAATTTCCGGCGCATCGAAGACGGTCTCTACGTCCAGATTTCCCAGCGCCTGTCGGGGCGCATTCTCAAGGGGCTGTTCGTGGTCGATTCCCGCGACCCGGCCTTTGACCTCATTTATTATGCAAAGGAAGGCGCAGTCGATCCGAGCGGCACGTCGCTGCTGATGAAGGATGGCGAGGTTCACCGCAAGACGCCCGATGGCAGCGTCTCGGTCATCAAGTTCGATTCCTATTCCTTCGACCTGTCGGATATGACGCAAAGCCGTGGTCAGGCAAATGCGCGAGCCAGCGACCGCAGCCTTGGCTTCCTGTTCAATCCGGACACGAACGATCCGGACTACAAGCAAAGACCTGGCGACTACCGCGCCGAATTGCATCGCCGCCTCAACGACTGGGCGCTGCCGGCAATCTTTGCGCTGATATCGCTTGTCATCGCCGGCGATGCGCGGTCGCATCGCGAGGCGCGGCTGCATCCAATGGTATCGGCGCTAACCTTGTCCTTTGCTCTTCGCTGGGCAGATTTCTACGCTGCCAACCAGATCGACAATTCGGCCAAATTCATCGGCGTTCTCTACGCGATCAATATCATCGCGACGCTTATCGCGATCATCCTCTTGCTGCGGAATCGGAAGATGACGATGCCCGTCTCGATCCGCAACCGCCTCAGCAACTGGCGACAAAGAGTTCAGGACCGCATGCCGACCGCACCAGGCAGCTCGAACGGGGGCGGTGCATGA
- a CDS encoding phosphatase PAP2 family protein: MIIDFNSLNREDRFPEILRPRTAGDAFIALFCLWWALLGLFSLFPQIDLGVANMFFQPQQCLGSTKPDQICGIFPYSGDQHMRLLREIFFQLPYIVAFLLLWMLLRCWQDHGATFNALRARNLKVALGSLLLGPVLIVNLWLKAFSGRPRPRQTDLFGGAFDFVHAGSFAGKCVSNCSFISGEAAAAGWLFCLILIIPQPFRSAAALPTAAVSLLIPALRVAFGGHYLSDAVLGWLSSLVIFAALLALSQTTHDRRISEN, encoded by the coding sequence TTGATCATAGATTTCAACAGCCTCAATCGCGAAGATCGTTTTCCGGAGATTTTGCGGCCACGTACGGCAGGTGATGCCTTCATCGCCCTCTTCTGTCTCTGGTGGGCTCTACTGGGTCTGTTTTCACTTTTTCCACAGATCGATCTCGGCGTCGCCAATATGTTCTTCCAACCGCAGCAATGCCTCGGAAGCACCAAGCCCGATCAGATCTGTGGCATTTTCCCTTATAGCGGCGATCAGCACATGCGCCTGCTGAGGGAAATATTCTTTCAGCTCCCCTACATCGTCGCCTTCCTGCTGCTCTGGATGCTTCTCAGATGCTGGCAGGATCACGGCGCAACCTTCAATGCGCTCAGAGCCCGCAATCTCAAGGTCGCGCTTGGCTCGTTACTCCTAGGACCGGTGTTGATCGTCAATCTGTGGCTGAAAGCCTTCTCCGGGCGGCCACGCCCGCGACAGACCGATCTCTTCGGCGGAGCGTTCGATTTCGTGCATGCAGGGTCTTTCGCCGGCAAATGTGTCAGCAATTGCTCGTTCATCTCCGGCGAAGCGGCAGCGGCGGGCTGGCTATTTTGTCTGATCCTCATCATTCCGCAGCCGTTCCGATCGGCGGCCGCCCTGCCGACCGCAGCAGTTTCGCTGCTGATTCCAGCACTTAGAGTCGCCTTTGGCGGACACTATCTCTCCGACGCCGTCCTCGGCTGGCTCTCCTCGCTTGTGATCTTCGCCGCCCTGCTGGCTTTATCTCAAACGACACACGACAGAAGAATCTCGGAAAATTAA